The Pseudomonas aeruginosa genome includes the window GCCTCCGAGAGCGTGGCCCTGGACGTACTCGGCTTCACCCTGATCCGCGACCTGGCGCCGGGCGAGGCGGTGTACATCACCGAGGAAGGCAAGCTCTATACCCGCCAGTGCGCCAAGGCACCGAAGTACGCGCCGTGCATCTTCGAGCACGTCTACCTGGCGCGTCCGGATTCGATCATGGACGGCATCTCGGTGTACAAGGCGCGCCTGCGCATGGGCGAGAAGCTTGCCGACAAGATCCTCCGCGAGCGTCCCGACCACGACATCGACGTGGTCATCCCGATCCCGGACACCAGCCGCACCGCGGCGCTGGAACTGGCCAACCGGCTCGGCGTGAAGTTCCGCGAGGGCTTCGTCAAGAACCGCTACATCGGCCGCACCTTCATCATGCCCGGCCAGGCGGCGCGGAAGAAATCCGTGCGGCAGAAGCTCAACGCCATCGAGCTGGAGTTCCGCGGCAAGAACGTGATGCTGGTGGATGACTCCATCGTCCGCGGCACCACCTGCAAGCAGATCATCCAGATGGCCCGCGAGGCCGGGGCGAAGAACGTCTACTTCTGCTCCGCCGCGCCGGCCGTGCGCTACCCCAACGTCTACGGCATCGACATGCCGAGTGCGCACGAGCTGATCGCGCACAATCGCAGCACCGAGGACGTCAGCAAGCTGATCGGCGCCGACTGGCTGGTCTACCAGGACCTGCCCGACCTGATCGACGCGGTCGGCGGCGGCAAGATCAAGATCGATCACTTCGACTGCGCCGTGTTCGACGGCGAGTACGTGACCGGCGACGTCAACGAGGCTTACCTGAACCGGATCGAACAGGCGCGCAACGATGCGACCAAGGCCAAGAGCCAGGCGGTCAGCGCGATCATCGATCTGTACAACGACTGACAAAGGGGAGAGCGGCATGACTCAGGACTGGGATGCCGGGCGTCTCGACAGCGACCTGGAAGGCGCGGCCTTCGACACCCTGGCGGTTCGCGCCGGGCAACGGCGGACGCCGGAGGGCGAGCACGGCGAGGCGCTGTTCACCACTTCCAGCTACGTCTTCCGCACCGCCGCCGACGCGGCCGCGCGGTTCGCCGGCGAAGTGCCGGGCAACGTCTATTCGCGCTACACCAACCCCACGGTACGCACCTTCGAGGAGCGCATCGCCGCCCTCGAAGGAGCCGAGCAGGCGGTGGCCACGGCGTCGGGCATGTCGGCGATCCTCGCCCTGGTGATGAGCCTGTGCAGCTCCGGCGACCACGTGCTGGTCTCGCGCAGCGTGTTCGGCTCGACCATCAGCCTGTTCGACAAGTACTTCAAGCGCTTCGGTATCCAGGTCGACTATCCGCCGTTGAGCGATCTCGCGGCCTGGGAGGCGGCGTGCAAGCCGAATACCAAGCTGTTCTTCGTCGAGTCGCCATCCAACCCGCTGGCCGAGCTGGTGGATATCGCCGCGCTGGCCGAGATCGCCCACGCCAAGGGTGCGCTGCTGGCGGTGGACAACTGCTTCTGCACGCCGGCCCTGCAACAGCCGCTGAAGCTCGGTGCGGACGTGGTGATCCACTCCGCGACCAAGTACATCGACGGCCAGGGCCGGGGCATGGGCGGGGTGGTCGCCGGTCGCGGCGAGCAGATGAAGGAAGTGGTCGGCTTCCTCCGCACCGCCGGACCGACCCTCAGCCCGTTCAACGCCTGGCTGTTCCTCAAGGGCCTGGAAACCCTGCGTATCCGCATGCAGGCGCACAGCGCCAGTGCCCTGGCCCTGGCCGAATGGCTGGAGCGCCAGCCGGGCATCGAGCGGGTCTACTACGCGGGCCTGCCGAGCCATCCTCAGCATGAGTTGGCCCGGCGCCAGCAGAGCGGCTTCGGCGCGGTCGTCAGCTTCGACGTGAAGGGCGGGCGCGATGCCGCCTGGCGCTTCATCGACGCTACCCGGATGGTCTCGATCACCACCAACCTGGGCGACACCAAGACCACCATCGCCCACCCGGCGACCACCTCCCACGGTCGACTGTCCCCCGAGGACCGCGCGCGCGCCGGGATCGGCGACAGCCTGATCCGGGTCGCGGTCGGCCTGGAAGACCTCGACGACCTCAAGGCCGACATGGCTCGGGGGCTGGCTGCGCTGTGATCGAACCCAACCTGCGAGGCAACGGCAGGGTCGCCCTGGTCACCGGGGCGGCCCGGGGCATTGGCCTGGGCATCAGTGCCTGGCTGATCGCCGAGGGCTGGCAGGTAGTGCTTGCCGACAACGACCGTGAACGCGGGGCCAGGGTGGCCGAGGCGCTGGGCGAGCACGCCTGGTTCGTGGCCATGGACGTGGCCCAGGAGGGCCAGGTGGCGATGAGCGTGGCCGAGGTGCTCGGTCAGTTCGGCCGCCTCGACGGCCTGGTCTGCAACGCCGCCATCGCCAATCCGCGCAATACGCCGCTGGAGGCGCTGAGTCTCGGCGAGTGGACCCGGACCCTGGCGGTCAACCTGACCGGTCCGATGCTGCTGGCCAAGTACTGCACGCCTTATCTGCGCGCGCACAATGGCGCCATCGTCAACATCGCCTCGACTCGTGCCCACCAGTCGGAGCCTGACTCCGAGGCCTACGCCGCGAGCAAGGGCGGGTTGCTGGCGCTGACCCATGCCCTGGCCGCCAGCCTGGGCCCGGATATCCG containing:
- the purF gene encoding amidophosphoribosyltransferase, with product MCGIVGIVGKSNVNQALYDALTVLQHRGQDAAGIVTCHDDKLYLRKDNGLVRDVFQQRHMQRLIGSVGIGHVRYPTAGSSSSAEAQPFYVNSPYGITLAHNGNLTNVEQLAKEIYESDLRHVNTNSDSEVLLNVFAHELAVRNKLQPTEEDIFAAVSCVHDRCVGGYAVVAMITGHGIVGFRDPNAIRPIVFGQRHTENGVEYMIASESVALDVLGFTLIRDLAPGEAVYITEEGKLYTRQCAKAPKYAPCIFEHVYLARPDSIMDGISVYKARLRMGEKLADKILRERPDHDIDVVIPIPDTSRTAALELANRLGVKFREGFVKNRYIGRTFIMPGQAARKKSVRQKLNAIELEFRGKNVMLVDDSIVRGTTCKQIIQMAREAGAKNVYFCSAAPAVRYPNVYGIDMPSAHELIAHNRSTEDVSKLIGADWLVYQDLPDLIDAVGGGKIKIDHFDCAVFDGEYVTGDVNEAYLNRIEQARNDATKAKSQAVSAIIDLYND
- a CDS encoding O-succinylhomoserine sulfhydrylase, which gives rise to MTQDWDAGRLDSDLEGAAFDTLAVRAGQRRTPEGEHGEALFTTSSYVFRTAADAAARFAGEVPGNVYSRYTNPTVRTFEERIAALEGAEQAVATASGMSAILALVMSLCSSGDHVLVSRSVFGSTISLFDKYFKRFGIQVDYPPLSDLAAWEAACKPNTKLFFVESPSNPLAELVDIAALAEIAHAKGALLAVDNCFCTPALQQPLKLGADVVIHSATKYIDGQGRGMGGVVAGRGEQMKEVVGFLRTAGPTLSPFNAWLFLKGLETLRIRMQAHSASALALAEWLERQPGIERVYYAGLPSHPQHELARRQQSGFGAVVSFDVKGGRDAAWRFIDATRMVSITTNLGDTKTTIAHPATTSHGRLSPEDRARAGIGDSLIRVAVGLEDLDDLKADMARGLAAL
- a CDS encoding SDR family oxidoreductase, coding for MIEPNLRGNGRVALVTGAARGIGLGISAWLIAEGWQVVLADNDRERGARVAEALGEHAWFVAMDVAQEGQVAMSVAEVLGQFGRLDGLVCNAAIANPRNTPLEALSLGEWTRTLAVNLTGPMLLAKYCTPYLRAHNGAIVNIASTRAHQSEPDSEAYAASKGGLLALTHALAASLGPDIRVNALSPGWIDTREAAEREAAPLTELDHDQHLVGRVGTVEDVASLVAWLLSEDAGFVTGQEFLVDGGMTRKMIYLD